In Desulfosalsimonas propionicica, the following are encoded in one genomic region:
- a CDS encoding intermembrane phospholipid transport protein YdbH family protein, protein MQTQIRRLIGKTVRIIVPVLLFLLLAAVSALTLGPAALEKYITYRMQDAGLENPQISVVSLGPWGLDLRDVSADNPDFQIGFVHFSYTVKSLMQGRVTEVLISGLRYHADMDRRVPAPAASSASPDTHRFSGAILKDQISALVFFDQIHIRNSVLEIGFSNACHTVLFDAALSAQNPKNLHFFVNPLVYGIPVHIQGRMDLKALETSGQIGVFARPDPASQHMAADFQKPDKRADSNLESGIAGNWSVDLGGKQKGWFEVSAAARSLDFSGLGMEAGLDRAFFSARAFFDNEWTLHDAKAEFGLTGLFYKDFQIDSVKCVLTEKSRDLVLDADLGRPFAASLRINGTRSRFSEILETGRWQADLNWHLTGQVTSAQLAALLPVDIRINPAAGFDAAGRLAAGFSSAGTDKKQSGQNSWFVDLQTEKFAFTPVNIHVPESLLTVQGLVLPGPVSVKGSPKGWKTRIYAKVSQVRMASHGIDIRDATLDLALVVNDETAEPGNFAVSSIQYDGIALPAVTGTALVRVQTRDRLLRPALQPELTVSVENGDIDWPQSGLKAAGISGLVQIRDLFPLTTPGNQRIDIKRLQAGELALEDGFVIFRIEPESLFLEKTRWRLPDGGVLTAHSSRLDFDPLAADLEVFFQDVDLVGMAARFTEGKIIGSGRVHGRVPVQWEPERIRIGRGFLYSVPGKGRFGIKDEKWRNALMFYVRDALAGHRYLSLLSKRLEKALGDFEYHFLSINLEPGNQDAAARIELRGKGVEGESPQEVGSLVINVNAIEEILNRVLGFYSTKDRSIAEALDVLFEDSRKSDQGSGK, encoded by the coding sequence ATGCAAACCCAAATTCGCAGGCTGATTGGAAAAACTGTACGCATTATTGTGCCGGTTTTGCTCTTTTTACTTTTGGCAGCCGTGAGCGCGCTCACCCTCGGCCCGGCTGCCCTGGAAAAATACATTACTTACCGGATGCAGGACGCAGGCCTGGAAAATCCGCAGATATCGGTGGTTTCCCTTGGCCCTTGGGGACTGGATCTAAGGGATGTTTCCGCCGACAACCCGGATTTTCAGATCGGTTTTGTTCATTTCAGCTATACCGTAAAGAGTCTGATGCAGGGCCGGGTTACAGAGGTTCTTATCAGCGGCCTGAGATATCATGCAGACATGGACCGCCGCGTGCCCGCCCCAGCCGCTTCGTCTGCCTCGCCGGATACTCACCGTTTTTCCGGTGCGATATTAAAAGACCAGATCAGCGCACTGGTTTTTTTTGATCAAATCCATATCCGCAATTCGGTTCTGGAAATCGGTTTTTCCAACGCCTGCCACACCGTGTTGTTTGACGCCGCCCTATCCGCACAAAACCCCAAAAATCTTCATTTTTTCGTAAATCCCCTGGTTTACGGCATACCTGTGCATATTCAAGGCCGCATGGATTTAAAGGCCCTGGAAACAAGCGGGCAGATTGGCGTGTTTGCGCGTCCGGATCCCGCATCACAGCATATGGCCGCAGATTTCCAAAAACCGGACAAAAGGGCCGATTCAAACCTTGAATCGGGGATTGCGGGAAACTGGTCTGTTGATTTGGGGGGAAAACAAAAAGGGTGGTTTGAAGTTTCAGCCGCCGCCCGCAGCCTTGATTTTTCCGGCCTGGGTATGGAGGCCGGATTGGACAGGGCTTTTTTTTCAGCCCGGGCCTTTTTTGACAATGAGTGGACATTACACGATGCCAAAGCAGAATTTGGCTTAACCGGGCTTTTTTATAAAGATTTTCAGATTGATTCCGTAAAATGTGTTCTCACGGAAAAAAGCCGGGATCTGGTCCTGGACGCAGACCTGGGCCGTCCATTTGCGGCATCGCTTCGGATCAACGGCACCCGGAGCCGTTTTTCTGAAATCCTGGAAACCGGCAGGTGGCAGGCGGATTTGAACTGGCATCTTACGGGGCAGGTCACTTCGGCACAACTGGCGGCGCTGCTGCCCGTGGATATCCGGATCAATCCGGCTGCGGGTTTTGATGCGGCAGGCCGGCTTGCGGCCGGTTTTTCGTCTGCCGGGACCGATAAGAAGCAATCAGGCCAAAATTCCTGGTTTGTGGATCTGCAAACGGAAAAATTCGCATTTACGCCTGTTAACATCCATGTTCCGGAAAGCCTTTTAACTGTTCAGGGCCTGGTACTGCCCGGTCCTGTTTCCGTAAAAGGCAGCCCCAAAGGGTGGAAGACCCGCATTTACGCCAAAGTCAGCCAAGTCCGGATGGCATCGCACGGCATTGACATCCGGGATGCCACCCTGGATCTTGCGCTGGTTGTCAATGATGAAACCGCAGAACCCGGCAATTTTGCTGTTTCTTCGATTCAATATGACGGCATTGCGCTGCCGGCTGTCACCGGCACGGCCCTTGTCCGGGTCCAAACCCGGGATCGGCTTTTGCGCCCCGCCCTGCAGCCGGAATTGACCGTTTCCGTTGAAAACGGAGACATTGACTGGCCCCAATCCGGCCTCAAAGCCGCGGGCATCAGCGGCCTTGTGCAAATCCGGGACCTTTTTCCCTTGACCACGCCGGGCAATCAGCGCATAGATATCAAAAGGCTGCAGGCCGGAGAACTGGCACTTGAAGACGGATTTGTGATATTTCGGATCGAACCCGAAAGCCTGTTTCTGGAAAAAACCCGATGGCGGCTGCCAGACGGCGGAGTTCTGACAGCCCATTCGTCCAGGCTGGACTTTGATCCACTGGCCGCAGATTTGGAGGTTTTTTTTCAGGACGTGGATCTTGTCGGTATGGCTGCCAGGTTCACCGAGGGAAAAATTATTGGCAGCGGCCGGGTTCACGGCCGGGTTCCAGTTCAATGGGAGCCGGAGCGTATCCGAATTGGCAGGGGGTTTTTGTATTCGGTGCCCGGCAAAGGGCGTTTCGGAATTAAAGACGAAAAATGGCGCAATGCCCTGATGTTTTACGTGCGCGATGCCCTGGCCGGACATCGGTATCTTTCACTGCTTTCAAAACGCCTGGAAAAGGCCCTGGGCGATTTTGAGTACCATTTTCTGTCCATCAACCTGGAGCCGGGAAATCAGGATGCCGCAGCCCGGATCGAACTGCGGGGCAAGGGGGTTGAGGGCGAATCTCCCCAGGAGGTGGGAAGCCTTGTGATCAACGTCAATGCCATTGAAGAGATCTTAAACCGGGTATTGGGATTTTACAGCACAAAGGACCGATCCATTGCAGAGGCCCTGGATGTACTTTTTGAGGATTCCCGTAAAAGCGACCAGGGCAGTGGAAAATGA
- a CDS encoding YdbL family protein, with protein MKTTHKIVRIFALVFLCALMTAPAFAQSKKDVVASMRDRHPALMAAKNKGQVGEAWTGLVGLVSANAPAAVQKLVDAENHDRKQLFRIIAGETSASVQEVARQNRIRMYRLAKDHHFVQDANRNWVKKKDLAQ; from the coding sequence ATGAAAACAACGCATAAAATTGTCCGTATTTTTGCCCTGGTGTTTCTTTGCGCCCTGATGACGGCTCCTGCTTTTGCCCAGAGCAAGAAGGATGTGGTCGCCAGCATGCGCGACCGCCACCCGGCCCTGATGGCGGCCAAGAACAAGGGGCAGGTGGGCGAGGCCTGGACCGGCCTGGTGGGCCTGGTATCGGCCAATGCGCCGGCAGCGGTGCAAAAACTGGTGGATGCGGAAAACCATGACCGCAAACAGCTTTTCAGAATCATTGCCGGCGAGACCAGCGCTTCTGTGCAGGAAGTGGCGCGGCAGAACCGGATACGCATGTATCGTCTGGCCAAAGATCACCATTTTGTCCAGGATGCAAACCGCAACTGGGTCAAGAAAAAGGATCTGGCTCAGTGA
- a CDS encoding TRAP transporter substrate-binding protein: MNKTFFRLCAAACMLFLITACGQSDDSNQEAQKQSAPEKSETIELSYSVFFPPTHAHSKAAEDWARQVEARTDNAVKINMYPGGTLTGAAECYDGVVSGISDIGMSCFAYTRGRFPVMEAVDLPLGYPDGMTATRVANQFYQQMDPEELKDVKVLYLHAHGPGLLHTKKPVETLADIEGMQIRSTGLSAKMVQALGATPVAMPQGDTYEALQKGVVEGTFAPMETLKGWRQGDVIDYTTNCQEIGYTTTMFAVMNKEKFNQLPEEVRDVINNVSNEWIEVHGQVWDDADKEGLAYTREQGNEIIELSQEQSARWKEAILPVIDDYITDARENGLEGQKSVDLLRSLIEKQN; this comes from the coding sequence ATGAACAAAACATTTTTTCGTTTATGCGCAGCCGCCTGCATGCTGTTTTTGATCACCGCGTGCGGGCAATCCGATGACTCAAACCAGGAGGCCCAAAAACAGAGCGCACCGGAAAAATCAGAAACCATTGAACTGAGCTATTCCGTGTTTTTCCCCCCCACCCATGCCCACAGCAAGGCCGCTGAAGACTGGGCCAGGCAGGTGGAGGCCCGCACTGACAATGCCGTGAAAATCAACATGTATCCCGGCGGCACCCTCACCGGGGCGGCTGAATGTTACGACGGAGTGGTCAGCGGCATCTCGGATATCGGCATGTCCTGCTTTGCCTATACCCGGGGCCGCTTTCCGGTTATGGAAGCCGTGGACCTGCCCCTGGGATATCCCGACGGAATGACTGCCACAAGGGTGGCCAACCAGTTTTACCAACAGATGGATCCCGAGGAATTAAAGGACGTCAAGGTGTTATACCTCCACGCCCATGGACCGGGCCTGCTTCACACCAAAAAACCGGTTGAAACCCTGGCCGATATCGAGGGCATGCAGATCCGCTCCACGGGCCTGAGCGCCAAGATGGTCCAAGCCCTTGGCGCCACGCCTGTTGCCATGCCACAGGGGGATACCTATGAGGCCCTGCAGAAAGGCGTTGTGGAGGGCACTTTTGCGCCCATGGAAACCCTCAAGGGCTGGCGGCAGGGCGATGTGATCGATTACACCACCAATTGCCAGGAAATCGGTTACACCACCACCATGTTTGCGGTCATGAACAAGGAGAAGTTCAATCAGCTGCCCGAAGAGGTCCGGGACGTGATCAACAATGTCAGCAATGAATGGATCGAGGTCCACGGGCAGGTTTGGGACGATGCGGACAAGGAAGGCCTGGCCTACACCCGGGAGCAGGGCAATGAGATCATTGAGCTTTCACAAGAGCAAAGCGCCCGCTGGAAGGAGGCCATTTTGCCGGTGATCGACGATTATATAACAGATGCCCGGGAAAATGGTCTTGAGGGGCAAAAGTCCGTGGATTTGCTGCGCAGCCTTATTGAAAAACAGAACTGA
- a CDS encoding TRAP transporter small permease: MFSVIRANRYIARAAAAVNWIAAAAIVLMMLVTTGDVVLRFFRFSIPGAYETIGFLGALAISFSLPYTAAEKGHIAVDFLVPRLPRTARIVIHSINSLVSLALFAIIAWQSLVYGSVLKASNSVSATLEMPIYPFVYGVAAGCILLCPVLVMDLLLRLRGAETQ; the protein is encoded by the coding sequence ATGTTTTCCGTTATACGCGCCAATCGCTATATTGCCAGGGCCGCTGCGGCAGTGAACTGGATTGCTGCAGCGGCCATTGTTTTGATGATGCTGGTTACCACGGGTGACGTGGTTCTGCGCTTCTTCCGGTTTTCCATACCCGGGGCCTATGAGACCATCGGCTTTCTGGGTGCCCTGGCCATTTCTTTTTCCCTGCCGTACACGGCCGCGGAAAAAGGCCACATTGCCGTTGATTTCCTGGTGCCGCGCCTGCCCCGAACGGCGCGGATTGTCATCCACAGCATCAACAGTCTGGTATCCCTTGCCCTGTTTGCCATTATCGCCTGGCAGTCCCTGGTTTACGGTTCTGTTTTGAAAGCCAGCAACTCTGTGTCTGCTACCCTGGAGATGCCGATTTATCCGTTTGTTTACGGGGTGGCGGCCGGATGTATCCTGCTTTGCCCGGTGCTGGTCATGGATTTGCTGCTGCGTCTGCGGGGGGCTGAGACCCAATGA
- a CDS encoding TRAP transporter large permease — MTPTTIGLIGIAALFLLIFSRLPVGYLMAVIGIVGFGTIVSFDAALNLTARDVFSVFSSYNLTVIPLFVFMGQIAFHSGISSRLFDAAYRFVGHIPGGLAIATIGACAGFSAICGSTNATAATMGAATLPEMKRYNYKPELATGVVAAGGSLGILIPPSVVFIVYGILTEQSIGELFVAGLLPGLLLCVLMVASILIWTRMRPDLGPKGEKFTLRQKLASLSGLVETLVIFVLVMGGLFKGIFTPTEAGGIGAFCTLAVALIRRNLSMEGFVQALFETTRITCMILVIVAGATIFSRFMAVTRIPFDIAGWITALDMSPAMIMCLIIGVYFLGGCFIDALALVMLTIPIFYPVILELGYDPIWFGVVIVLVTQIGVITPPVGVNVYVVSGVARDVPLNTIFKGVVPMLIAMIITTLLLIPFPQIALYLPGLL; from the coding sequence ATGACACCCACAACCATCGGTCTGATCGGCATTGCAGCCCTGTTTTTGCTCATTTTTTCCCGACTGCCCGTGGGTTATCTCATGGCCGTGATCGGGATTGTGGGGTTCGGCACCATTGTATCTTTTGACGCGGCCCTGAATCTGACGGCCAGGGACGTGTTTTCTGTTTTCAGTTCCTATAATCTCACCGTGATTCCGCTGTTTGTGTTCATGGGCCAGATTGCGTTTCATTCCGGGATTTCATCCCGGCTTTTTGATGCCGCATACCGATTTGTGGGCCATATCCCCGGCGGACTGGCCATTGCCACCATCGGCGCATGCGCCGGATTTTCGGCCATATGCGGCTCCACCAATGCCACGGCCGCCACCATGGGCGCGGCCACTTTGCCGGAGATGAAACGCTACAATTACAAGCCCGAGCTGGCCACCGGGGTGGTGGCCGCAGGCGGGAGCCTGGGCATCCTGATTCCGCCAAGTGTTGTGTTTATTGTCTACGGGATTCTCACGGAACAATCCATCGGCGAGCTGTTTGTGGCAGGGCTGCTGCCGGGGCTGCTTTTGTGCGTGCTCATGGTGGCCAGCATTTTGATCTGGACAAGGATGCGTCCGGATCTGGGACCCAAGGGGGAAAAATTTACCCTGCGCCAGAAGCTGGCTTCTTTATCCGGTCTGGTCGAAACCCTGGTAATCTTTGTGCTGGTCATGGGCGGGCTTTTCAAGGGGATTTTCACCCCGACCGAGGCCGGCGGCATCGGTGCCTTCTGCACCCTGGCAGTGGCGCTGATCCGCAGAAACCTCAGCATGGAGGGATTTGTTCAAGCCCTGTTTGAAACCACCCGGATTACCTGCATGATCCTGGTAATCGTGGCCGGGGCAACGATTTTCAGCCGGTTTATGGCTGTTACCCGCATTCCCTTTGACATTGCCGGCTGGATTACCGCCCTGGACATGAGCCCGGCCATGATCATGTGTCTGATCATCGGGGTTTATTTTCTGGGCGGGTGCTTTATCGATGCCCTGGCCCTGGTGATGCTCACCATACCCATTTTTTACCCTGTGATTCTGGAACTGGGCTATGATCCCATATGGTTCGGGGTGGTGATCGTGCTGGTCACCCAGATCGGGGTGATCACCCCCCCGGTGGGCGTCAATGTTTACGTGGTCAGCGGGGTGGCCCGGGACGTGCCCTTAAACACGATTTTCAAGGGCGTGGTGCCCATGCTCATTGCAATGATCATCACCACCCTTTTGCTCATCCCGTTTCCGCAGATCGCACTGTATTTGCCGGGCCTGCTTTAA
- a CDS encoding NAD(P)-dependent oxidoreductase, with translation MWITLNIILFTVSQKKQSAMPGSKPMKIAFIGLGIMGKAMARNLLKHDNAMLTVFNRSPKPAQELEKAGAGRAGSPAEAVGKADVVFTMLSSPEVVESLAFGDSGFVDAMDQEAVWVNCSTVNPSFARSCAEQAEQRGFKFIDAPVAGTKKPAQDGELTFLLGGEKDDIENLRDLFELMGKTILHVGPAGQGSAFKMLVNALLAQSMLAYAETALLGEKLGFSRQFLMETLPGLPVSAPFLKGKAALIQNGDFEASFPLELMHKDLHLVDITAYEENQPLFLAGLAKQIYGRAKAAGHGRKDFAAVHEFLDKGE, from the coding sequence ATGTGGATTACCTTAAATATTATACTGTTTACTGTATCTCAAAAAAAACAATCAGCCATGCCAGGGAGTAAACCCATGAAGATTGCATTTATTGGTCTTGGGATTATGGGAAAAGCCATGGCCCGTAACCTGCTCAAACATGACAACGCCATGCTCACAGTGTTCAACCGATCCCCGAAACCGGCACAAGAACTTGAAAAAGCAGGCGCCGGCCGGGCCGGCTCACCTGCAGAGGCAGTGGGTAAAGCAGATGTGGTTTTTACCATGCTATCGTCTCCGGAGGTCGTGGAGTCGCTGGCCTTCGGGGATTCCGGGTTTGTTGATGCAATGGACCAGGAGGCGGTCTGGGTGAACTGTTCAACAGTAAACCCGTCTTTTGCCCGCAGTTGCGCGGAACAGGCCGAACAACGGGGTTTCAAATTCATTGATGCGCCCGTGGCCGGAACCAAAAAGCCTGCCCAGGACGGGGAGCTGACGTTTCTGCTGGGAGGTGAAAAAGACGACATTGAAAACCTAAGGGACCTGTTTGAGCTGATGGGCAAGACAATCCTGCATGTGGGACCGGCCGGGCAGGGAAGTGCCTTTAAAATGCTGGTCAATGCGCTGCTGGCGCAATCGATGCTGGCATACGCGGAAACAGCGCTGCTGGGTGAAAAACTGGGATTCAGCAGGCAGTTCCTCATGGAAACCCTGCCCGGGCTGCCGGTATCGGCTCCTTTCCTGAAAGGCAAGGCCGCGTTGATTCAAAACGGCGATTTTGAGGCCAGTTTTCCACTGGAACTCATGCACAAAGACCTCCATCTGGTAGACATTACGGCCTACGAGGAAAATCAGCCCCTGTTTCTCGCCGGTCTGGCAAAACAAATTTACGGCCGGGCCAAGGCTGCCGGACACGGGCGAAAGGATTTCGCAGCGGTCCACGAATTTCTTGACAAGGGCGAATAA
- a CDS encoding acyl-CoA dehydrogenase family protein: MFDYMMDEKALALREEVRDLVAGVPKQMILDMDEDKIVFPREFLAEAGRRNLMGCRYPEKWGGRGMDWATTVMVMEEVGVLGYIFACVFGVGAELVCDAVILHGTDEQKEKYVKPLLAGQIFAAECLTEPRGGSDFFGTTTKAEDKGDHFVLNGQKRFIVGAEAADYFLVYARTNPDPQCDPHKALTCFLVDRSGGVETAYQYGLMGCRGGGAGRVVFKDVKVPKENVLGEVGAAYKVFNTMMIPERLGTAAMTIGAARPALDIATGYTTRRKAFGQTINNYQGVSFQVAEAAMLLDASRAMCHATARAVDSHIHPRRIRRMVSETKKFVTESCQKAAHNAMQVMGGIGYTNIFPIERIVRDLRLASIWTGTNEVMALIIASEWYKEYFTKKGVTSERDMEEIAAQADSPEEKIYE; the protein is encoded by the coding sequence ATGTTTGATTACATGATGGATGAAAAGGCCCTGGCCCTGCGCGAAGAAGTGCGGGATCTGGTGGCCGGGGTGCCAAAGCAGATGATTCTGGACATGGACGAGGACAAAATCGTGTTTCCCAGGGAATTTCTGGCCGAGGCCGGCCGGAGAAACCTCATGGGCTGCCGCTATCCGGAAAAATGGGGCGGCCGCGGCATGGACTGGGCCACAACCGTGATGGTCATGGAGGAAGTCGGAGTCCTGGGCTATATCTTTGCCTGTGTCTTCGGCGTGGGCGCCGAACTGGTCTGCGATGCTGTTATTTTGCACGGCACGGATGAACAGAAGGAAAAATACGTCAAGCCTTTGCTTGCCGGGCAGATATTTGCCGCTGAATGCCTCACCGAGCCCCGGGGCGGATCGGATTTTTTCGGCACGACCACAAAAGCCGAGGACAAAGGCGACCATTTTGTTCTAAACGGCCAAAAAAGATTTATCGTGGGCGCCGAGGCCGCGGATTATTTCCTGGTATATGCCAGAACCAATCCGGATCCCCAGTGCGATCCCCACAAGGCCCTGACCTGCTTTCTGGTGGACAGATCCGGGGGCGTGGAAACAGCCTACCAGTACGGCCTGATGGGATGCCGGGGCGGCGGCGCGGGCCGCGTGGTATTCAAGGACGTAAAAGTCCCAAAGGAAAACGTGCTCGGAGAAGTGGGCGCGGCCTACAAGGTATTTAACACCATGATGATCCCCGAGCGCCTGGGCACGGCAGCCATGACCATTGGTGCGGCCCGCCCGGCCCTGGATATTGCCACCGGTTACACCACCCGCAGAAAGGCCTTCGGCCAGACAATCAACAATTATCAGGGCGTGTCTTTCCAGGTGGCCGAGGCCGCCATGCTCCTGGATGCCTCCCGGGCCATGTGCCATGCCACGGCCAGGGCAGTGGACAGCCATATCCATCCCAGGCGCATCCGCAGAATGGTTTCAGAGACCAAGAAATTTGTCACCGAATCCTGCCAGAAGGCGGCCCATAACGCCATGCAGGTCATGGGCGGCATCGGCTACACCAATATTTTCCCCATTGAACGCATTGTCCGGGATCTGCGGCTGGCCTCCATCTGGACCGGCACCAACGAGGTCATGGCCCTGATTATTGCATCGGAATGGTACAAGGAATATTTTACCAAAAAAGGCGTCACATCAGAGCGCGACATGGAGGAAATCGCCGCACAGGCAGATTCGCCGGAAGAAAAAATCTACGAATAA
- a CDS encoding class I adenylate-forming enzyme family protein, which translates to MTLAELLDLNHRKFGDETALIYGEKRITFRELKELSEKSAAVFQSMGVKKGSRISIMSFNTPSFVYAFFGAFKAGAAVIPINHKLMAPEVDYILNHSQSELFLYDGALAGVASALESRSKQIAINSLPEAAGSQVKLLETIMESAGPYSPVDVSAHDTAEILYTSGTTGKPKGCVHSHANVIMAGITGALTMKMDKNDRLLMAMPIWHSSPLNNWFMAAQYVGASTVLLREYHPVHFLEAVMNEKTTVYFGAPISYLAPLQMVSNFDDYDLSSMRCWIYGGGPISAEHAKLLTAKYKSDKFYQVYGMTESGPTGTTLFPDEQVEKAGSIGKTALPGADLKVMKSDKQEAARGETGEIWLKAASMMEGYLDNPEATKAAFADNWYKTGDLVRIDEDGYMFIIDRTKDMIVTGGENVYSKEVEDALTAHSQISDAAVIGKPHPEWGETVVAYYIPTPDKDPSADDIKDFLSRRLAKYKIPREFHKKEELPRTPTGKVMKYMLREK; encoded by the coding sequence ATGACCCTTGCCGAACTGCTGGATTTGAACCATAGAAAATTCGGGGATGAAACGGCTTTGATCTATGGGGAAAAGCGCATCACATTCAGGGAATTAAAGGAACTTTCCGAAAAAAGTGCAGCTGTTTTTCAAAGCATGGGAGTCAAAAAAGGAAGCCGGATTTCCATTATGAGCTTTAACACGCCGTCTTTTGTATATGCTTTTTTCGGCGCTTTCAAAGCCGGAGCCGCTGTCATTCCCATCAATCACAAACTAATGGCCCCTGAAGTGGACTATATTTTAAATCACAGCCAATCAGAGCTGTTTCTCTATGACGGCGCCCTTGCCGGGGTTGCCTCAGCGCTTGAAAGCCGGTCAAAGCAGATTGCAATAAACAGCCTGCCTGAAGCCGCCGGCAGCCAGGTCAAACTGCTTGAAACCATCATGGAATCCGCCGGACCCTATAGCCCGGTTGACGTTTCCGCCCATGACACCGCGGAAATCCTTTATACCTCCGGGACCACCGGAAAACCCAAAGGCTGCGTTCACAGCCACGCCAATGTCATCATGGCGGGCATCACCGGCGCCCTTACCATGAAGATGGATAAAAATGACCGTCTTCTTATGGCCATGCCCATATGGCATTCCTCGCCTTTGAACAACTGGTTTATGGCTGCCCAGTATGTGGGGGCGTCAACCGTTCTTTTAAGGGAATATCACCCGGTTCATTTTCTGGAAGCGGTCATGAATGAAAAAACAACCGTGTATTTCGGCGCGCCCATATCCTACCTGGCCCCGCTTCAAATGGTGTCCAACTTTGATGATTACGATCTGAGCTCCATGCGATGCTGGATTTACGGCGGCGGTCCCATAAGCGCAGAGCACGCCAAACTGCTCACCGCAAAGTACAAATCCGATAAATTCTATCAGGTCTACGGTATGACGGAAAGCGGTCCCACCGGCACAACCCTTTTCCCTGACGAGCAGGTTGAAAAGGCCGGCTCCATTGGAAAAACCGCGCTGCCGGGTGCGGATCTGAAAGTCATGAAGTCTGATAAACAGGAAGCCGCCCGGGGAGAAACCGGGGAAATCTGGCTTAAAGCCGCCTCCATGATGGAAGGATATCTGGATAATCCGGAGGCCACAAAAGCGGCTTTTGCGGATAACTGGTACAAAACCGGCGATCTGGTGCGAATTGATGAAGATGGTTATATGTTTATCATCGACCGCACCAAGGACATGATCGTAACCGGCGGTGAAAACGTATACTCAAAGGAAGTCGAAGACGCACTCACTGCTCATTCCCAAATCTCGGATGCAGCGGTCATCGGCAAACCGCACCCGGAATGGGGGGAAACCGTGGTCGCCTATTATATTCCAACGCCGGACAAGGATCCCTCAGCAGATGACATCAAAGACTTTCTGTCCCGGCGCCTGGCCAAGTATAAGATTCCCAGGGAATTTCACAAAAAAGAGGAACTTCCAAGAACCCCTACGGGCAAAGTAATGAAATACATGCTGCGGGAAAAATAG
- a CDS encoding MerR family transcriptional regulator has translation MTKKSAPSDSKQVPGPQTRQERKNQYLISELAEEFGITARSIRYYEKQGLISPGRSNGNYRIFTRKDRARLRLILRGKRFGYSLEQIREMIGYWNAEPEESQQIRKSLNYGDKKLAELRTRIKELQQLENDLLSVKQKLLTRLESLENSQHKKQKGETK, from the coding sequence ATGACAAAAAAATCCGCGCCATCCGACTCAAAGCAGGTCCCAGGTCCTCAGACCCGGCAGGAGCGCAAAAACCAGTACCTGATCTCGGAGCTGGCCGAAGAGTTCGGCATCACGGCCCGTTCCATCCGCTATTATGAAAAACAGGGCCTGATATCACCGGGCAGAAGCAACGGCAATTACCGCATCTTTACCCGCAAGGACCGGGCCCGGCTCCGTCTGATTTTGCGGGGCAAGCGTTTCGGCTACAGCCTTGAACAAATCCGGGAAATGATCGGCTACTGGAACGCCGAACCCGAAGAAAGCCAGCAGATCCGGAAAAGCCTCAACTATGGGGACAAAAAACTGGCAGAACTCCGGACCCGAATCAAAGAACTCCAACAGTTGGAAAACGATCTGCTGTCAGTGAAACAAAAATTGTTAACGCGCCTTGAAAGCCTGGAAAACAGTCAACACAAAAAACAAAAAGGAGAAACGAAATGA
- a CDS encoding ACT domain-containing protein produces the protein MNTAYQLTIPVENQPGRLAEVSGILAKEKFNIRAITISSFGSSGFLNIMVDDPKLAHKVLEKEGIKTQLKEVIAVIIDDRPGGMDKLIQYLANEKINIENAYGFVLESHKTAVIVLDVSHIDATRRILEEKGFKTLGTESLATIEPFHYLKY, from the coding sequence ATGAACACTGCCTATCAACTCACCATACCCGTGGAAAATCAACCCGGAAGACTTGCCGAGGTATCGGGCATTCTGGCAAAGGAAAAATTCAACATCCGGGCCATCACCATTTCATCGTTTGGCAGCAGCGGATTTTTGAACATCATGGTCGATGACCCGAAGCTGGCGCACAAGGTGCTGGAAAAAGAAGGCATAAAAACGCAGCTAAAAGAAGTGATCGCCGTCATTATCGACGACCGGCCCGGGGGCATGGACAAGCTGATTCAATATCTGGCCAACGAAAAAATCAATATTGAAAACGCGTATGGATTTGTCCTGGAAAGCCACAAGACCGCAGTGATCGTCCTGGATGTATCCCACATCGACGCCACACGCCGCATTCTGGAGGAAAAAGGTTTTAAAACCCTCGGCACAGAATCTCTTGCCACAATCGAGCCTTTCCACTATCTGAAATACTAA